One genomic window of Blastopirellula retiformator includes the following:
- a CDS encoding M28 family peptidase, with protein MRKIDGSTLFLAAMIAVAIVVLGYLGVSQYRNNRQPSALAAAPDKLEDYAPFDGAKAMEYLEAMCAIGPRVSGSPGMARQQQYLTKILEAAGAQVTRQEFDVRHPEDGSRVPMANLIGRFHPDRAERILLCAHYDTRPFPDQDPLNPQGTFVGANDGASGVAVLCEMARHLNDLKSNVGVDIVFFDGEELVYDNRRDPYFLGSEYFARDYAQNPPAHRYRYGVLLDMVGDKDLQIFEEKNSLRYPDVRPLVQDIWATARKLGIREFIARPRHDVRDDHLVLNDIAKIPTCDIIDFDYPNPGYGPKYWHTEKDIPANCSALSLAKVGKVVLTWLNELEPAR; from the coding sequence ATGCGCAAAATCGACGGGTCGACTCTTTTTCTCGCGGCGATGATCGCCGTCGCGATCGTCGTGCTGGGCTATTTGGGCGTATCGCAGTATCGCAACAACCGTCAACCGTCCGCGTTGGCGGCGGCGCCGGATAAGCTGGAAGATTACGCCCCATTTGACGGCGCCAAGGCGATGGAGTACCTCGAAGCGATGTGCGCAATCGGACCGCGAGTGAGCGGTTCGCCGGGGATGGCTCGCCAACAACAATACCTGACCAAGATCTTGGAAGCGGCCGGGGCGCAGGTCACGCGACAAGAGTTTGACGTGCGTCATCCCGAGGATGGTTCGCGAGTGCCGATGGCCAATCTGATCGGTCGGTTTCATCCTGATCGAGCGGAACGCATTTTGTTATGCGCCCACTACGACACCCGGCCCTTCCCCGATCAAGACCCGCTAAATCCGCAAGGGACGTTCGTTGGCGCCAACGACGGAGCAAGCGGCGTGGCGGTGCTGTGCGAGATGGCGCGGCACCTGAACGACTTGAAATCGAACGTCGGCGTCGACATCGTCTTTTTTGATGGCGAAGAGTTGGTCTACGACAACCGCCGCGACCCGTACTTCTTAGGCTCTGAGTATTTCGCTCGCGACTATGCTCAGAATCCGCCGGCGCACCGTTATCGCTACGGCGTGCTGTTAGACATGGTCGGCGACAAAGACCTACAGATCTTTGAAGAGAAGAATAGTCTGCGCTATCCCGACGTTCGTCCGTTGGTGCAAGATATCTGGGCGACCGCCCGCAAGCTGGGAATTCGAGAGTTTATCGCCCGCCCGCGGCATGATGTGCGGGACGATCACCTGGTGCTCAACGACATCGCCAAGATTCCGACCTGCGACATTATCGACTTCGATTACCCGAATCCGGGATACGGTCCTAAGTATTGGCATACCGAAAAGGATATCCCGGCAAACTGCTCGGCGTTATCGCTGGCCAAGGTAGGCAAAGTCGTGCTGACGTGGCTTAACGAACTGGAGCCGGCGCGATAA
- a CDS encoding DUF1559 domain-containing protein — translation MRNRRGFTLVELLVVIAIIGVLIALLLPAVQQAREAARRMSCTNNLKQMGLACHTYMDTYPTNLPPGAYHIPANGSTPAVWNSHSFAVAILPFVEQSALYELYNFSAAPDSTTNEIVRKSPINAYFCPSFDGQQVNTSSTNYSDGALFPYQAVGGVYYNDSSLDRTLISATHGKIPDNGAFSFTGPRRAAAITDGMSNTLMIGEYVHRDRTGTNSGIPGNVRVWTIGALTNQAYYGGKIIYQDTINSRRDRTDGIQFSNLPFSSKHPGGANFVMADASVHFLPETIDFDTYRGLGTINGGETAQLP, via the coding sequence ATGCGCAACAGACGTGGTTTTACGCTCGTCGAACTATTGGTCGTGATCGCGATCATCGGCGTTTTGATCGCCTTGCTGCTACCGGCGGTGCAACAGGCCCGCGAAGCGGCCCGCCGCATGTCGTGCACCAACAATCTCAAGCAAATGGGATTGGCGTGCCACACCTACATGGACACCTACCCGACCAATCTTCCGCCGGGCGCTTATCACATCCCGGCCAACGGCTCGACGCCCGCCGTCTGGAATTCGCACAGTTTCGCCGTCGCGATTCTGCCATTTGTCGAGCAGTCGGCGCTGTATGAGCTGTACAACTTTTCGGCCGCACCAGACTCAACGACCAACGAAATCGTACGCAAGTCGCCCATCAACGCCTACTTCTGCCCTAGCTTTGATGGGCAGCAAGTGAACACCTCATCGACGAACTATTCCGACGGCGCCCTCTTTCCCTATCAGGCGGTCGGCGGCGTGTATTACAACGACAGCTCGCTCGATCGCACGCTGATTTCGGCCACACACGGCAAGATCCCTGACAATGGCGCCTTCTCCTTCACCGGGCCGCGACGCGCCGCCGCGATCACCGATGGCATGAGCAACACGCTGATGATCGGTGAGTACGTCCATCGCGATCGAACCGGAACCAACAGCGGCATTCCTGGCAACGTTCGCGTCTGGACAATTGGCGCCCTTACTAACCAGGCCTACTACGGCGGAAAGATCATTTATCAAGACACGATTAACTCGCGTCGCGATCGGACCGATGGCATCCAGTTCAGCAACTTGCCCTTTTCCAGCAAGCATCCTGGCGGGGCCAACTTTGTCATGGCCGACGCCAGCGTCCACTTTCTGCCGGAGACGATCGACTTCGACACGTATCGCGGCTTGGGGACGATCAATGGCGGTGAGACGGCGCAACTGCCGTAA
- a CDS encoding class I SAM-dependent methyltransferase: MSTLGDFSHQASAYGPSRPGYPAEFIALLAEKAGISAGDAIVDLGAGTGISTRQLVDAGFEVTAVEPNSAMRELASVPGATWVDGTFKATGLAAESQSWAVSAQAFHWAHPPAALPEIRRILRPQGMFTVLWNNRIAATGTTVGWTEQAIRRHVPDFNEAYRNRDWDQLLASTGDFRFVGRFEKRHAVLMSPDRYLQLWHSHNRLANSAGPERLAAFLAELKDYLQQEEIPQVEVAYQCEAWMAQRI; the protein is encoded by the coding sequence ATGTCTACGCTCGGCGATTTCTCGCATCAGGCTTCCGCCTATGGTCCGTCGCGTCCTGGATACCCTGCCGAATTTATCGCCCTGCTAGCGGAAAAAGCAGGCATATCGGCGGGCGACGCCATCGTCGATCTGGGCGCTGGAACCGGCATCTCGACCCGCCAATTGGTTGACGCCGGCTTTGAGGTCACCGCCGTCGAGCCGAACTCCGCCATGCGCGAACTGGCTAGCGTACCAGGCGCGACATGGGTCGACGGAACCTTCAAGGCGACCGGCCTGGCGGCTGAGTCGCAGTCGTGGGCCGTATCCGCTCAAGCGTTTCACTGGGCCCATCCTCCGGCTGCGCTCCCTGAGATCCGCCGCATTTTGCGTCCGCAGGGAATGTTCACCGTTCTGTGGAATAACCGCATTGCCGCGACCGGCACGACCGTTGGCTGGACCGAACAAGCGATCCGCCGCCATGTGCCTGACTTCAACGAAGCGTACCGCAATCGAGACTGGGACCAACTGCTCGCGTCGACCGGCGATTTCCGCTTTGTCGGTCGTTTTGAAAAGCGGCATGCTGTGCTGATGTCGCCCGATCGCTATCTGCAACTTTGGCACAGTCACAATCGCCTGGCCAATAGCGCCGGACCGGAGCGGCTCGCCGCGTTTCTGGCCGAACTAAAGGACTACCTGCAGCAAGAGGAAATTCCGCAGGTCGAAGTCGCCTACCAGTGTGAGGCCTGGATGGCCCAGCGGATTTAG
- a CDS encoding glycosyltransferase family 9 protein, translating to MASTDSPRILIVRLSALGDAILTLPLLCALREKFPGAHLAWLAEPVATQILAGHPCLDQLFTVRKGWLKRPSEIVSLRRQLKEAKFDIVFDVQGLTKSAAAGWLSGAPRRITFARGQARELAPNLATEHVTPQHTHVVHRYLELGRAVDIYAPSIEFRLPIDEQARYEVSAIRRELGRGGSFAVLNPGAGWFSKTWMPQRFAEVARRLKDKYQLPSLVTWGNEQEADWAEEIAQMSHGAAAVVPKLTLPQLKELYRGANLFVGCDTGPLHLAAAVDTPCVALFGVTPIELCRPLGPHQQVVQAYYQQLTSRERARAGNEAMRAISTSMVFDAIDSIFEPHAREAA from the coding sequence ATGGCTTCGACCGATTCGCCGCGAATACTGATCGTTCGGTTGAGCGCGCTGGGGGACGCGATTCTCACGCTGCCGCTGCTTTGCGCCCTGCGAGAGAAATTCCCAGGGGCTCATCTCGCTTGGCTGGCCGAACCGGTCGCTACGCAGATTCTAGCTGGCCATCCGTGCCTGGACCAACTGTTTACGGTTCGAAAAGGTTGGCTGAAACGCCCGAGTGAGATCGTCTCGCTCCGCCGCCAGCTAAAGGAGGCGAAGTTCGATATCGTCTTTGATGTTCAAGGTTTAACCAAAAGCGCGGCTGCTGGCTGGCTTAGTGGAGCGCCACGCCGCATTACGTTCGCCCGGGGTCAGGCTCGCGAATTGGCCCCCAATCTGGCGACCGAACACGTTACGCCCCAGCATACCCATGTGGTCCACCGTTATTTAGAACTCGGCCGGGCGGTCGACATCTACGCACCGTCGATCGAGTTCCGACTGCCGATTGACGAACAGGCCCGCTACGAGGTCAGCGCGATTCGCCGCGAACTGGGCCGCGGCGGCTCGTTCGCCGTTCTCAATCCAGGCGCGGGGTGGTTCAGCAAGACCTGGATGCCGCAGCGTTTCGCCGAGGTGGCGCGACGCTTGAAGGACAAGTATCAGCTGCCGTCGCTGGTGACCTGGGGCAACGAACAAGAGGCGGATTGGGCCGAGGAAATCGCCCAAATGTCGCACGGCGCCGCGGCCGTCGTCCCCAAGCTGACGCTGCCGCAACTGAAGGAGCTATACCGGGGGGCCAACTTGTTTGTTGGCTGCGATACGGGGCCGCTGCACCTGGCGGCGGCGGTTGATACCCCCTGCGTCGCCCTGTTCGGCGTCACGCCGATCGAACTATGTCGACCGCTGGGGCCGCATCAGCAGGTGGTTCAGGCCTACTATCAGCAGTTGACGTCCCGCGAGCGAGCCCGCGCCGGCAACGAAGCGATGCGGGCGATTTCGACCTCAATGGTATTCGACGCGATTGATTCGATTTTCGAACCCCACGCCCGGGAAGCGGCCTAG
- a CDS encoding MBL fold metallo-hydrolase yields the protein MNSAVKPVKTRDIRGKLILLGTGTSVGVPAIGCGCPVCTSSDPHNKRMRCAAIWGLPEGNLLIDTPPDLRSQLLREDIGIVHAVAYTHEHADHLYGLDDLRLFQFYLGHSVPLYCEANVERRIRTTYDYAFSSAPATHIGAAPALELRPIGLDPFTTLGVQVTPIRLKHGPRFKVLGFRIGNIAYCTDTNEIPEESYARLEGLDVLILDSLRYDPHPTHYSLDEAVAVAERIGARQTYFTHISCRMDHQEANAKLPGNMQLAYDRQEIPLS from the coding sequence TTGAACTCCGCAGTCAAACCAGTAAAGACTCGCGATATCCGGGGAAAACTGATCCTGCTCGGAACCGGTACCTCGGTCGGCGTTCCGGCGATCGGCTGCGGTTGCCCGGTCTGCACTAGCAGCGATCCGCATAACAAACGGATGCGATGCGCGGCAATTTGGGGACTTCCAGAAGGAAATCTGCTGATAGACACGCCCCCCGACCTCCGCTCGCAGTTGCTGCGAGAGGACATTGGGATCGTTCATGCCGTCGCCTACACCCACGAGCATGCCGACCATTTGTACGGGCTCGACGATCTGCGGTTGTTCCAGTTTTACCTGGGACATTCGGTTCCCTTGTACTGTGAAGCGAACGTCGAGCGGCGGATACGTACGACCTATGATTACGCCTTTTCTTCGGCCCCTGCGACCCATATTGGGGCGGCGCCTGCGCTAGAACTACGGCCGATCGGACTCGATCCGTTTACGACGCTCGGCGTTCAGGTAACGCCAATTCGCCTGAAACATGGGCCCCGATTCAAGGTGCTCGGCTTTCGCATCGGCAATATCGCCTACTGCACCGACACCAACGAAATCCCAGAGGAAAGCTACGCTCGGCTGGAAGGGCTCGACGTACTGATCCTCGATTCGCTCCGCTATGATCCCCACCCAACCCACTATTCGCTCGACGAAGCGGTTGCCGTCGCCGAGCGAATTGGCGCCCGGCAGACCTACTTTACCCACATCTCCTGCCGGATGGATCATCAAGAGGCGAATGCGAAGTTGCCTGGCAACATGCAACTCGCCTACGATCGGCAAGAGATCCCACTTTCGTAG
- a CDS encoding type II toxin-antitoxin system RelE/ParE family toxin produces MPVLVFAPSARDDLLAAYNFIASDKPLAATKWINAIEEKCRLLAAMPTLGENRPELGVEIRSSVFGHYVIFFRQIPNGAEIVRVIAGERDIRSL; encoded by the coding sequence ATGCCTGTTTTGGTTTTTGCACCAAGTGCGCGTGATGATCTTCTGGCAGCGTACAACTTCATCGCATCTGACAAGCCATTAGCCGCGACAAAGTGGATCAATGCGATCGAAGAAAAGTGCCGTCTACTCGCGGCTATGCCGACACTAGGAGAAAATCGCCCAGAGCTTGGCGTGGAAATCCGTAGCAGCGTTTTTGGGCATTATGTGATTTTCTTTCGTCAGATCCCAAACGGCGCGGAGATCGTTCGCGTCATTGCAGGTGAACGCGACATACGCTCGCTTTAG
- a CDS encoding ribbon-helix-helix domain-containing protein, with amino-acid sequence MNIDLSAEDAASIQRLVATGEFKSPPEAVAAGIQLLLSRQQLRTDIQIGIDELDAGNGIDGDRVFAELREHSRRSSDQAN; translated from the coding sequence ATGAATATTGATTTATCCGCGGAAGACGCCGCCAGCATTCAGCGGTTAGTTGCGACGGGTGAATTCAAGTCCCCACCAGAAGCCGTCGCCGCTGGCATCCAACTATTGCTCTCCCGACAACAACTGCGAACTGACATTCAAATCGGCATCGACGAACTCGATGCTGGAAACGGAATTGACGGCGACCGTGTATTCGCGGAATTGCGCGAACATTCGCGAAGATCGTCAGATCAGGCGAACTAG
- a CDS encoding MauE/DoxX family redox-associated membrane protein, whose translation MTTSSLNTATEEGTAPPLKDIRRWFGLSKLRYGMLAACILAQTATILITWPLWQVREAPVHLPAIDLPQIPFGVAILATLLLTLVRPRIGWCVHVAALLLSFVFDQFRTQPQVIANAILMAAALDDHGLRVVRWFLASLWCWAGLHKLLSPDWFTFNAWSITTSLGLDPSQFGELVGWGVGLGELTVGLLAIFWPRGASIPAVLMHVGIALFLTPLAHNWNYSVIPWNLCVAVVGGWVMWTVSPRLPQFRAEWIAAVLLLLYPAGFYVGWVDHGIASVLYSGGIPDGLITTESGSEYIDGWGDLRVPFPNERRLLRQYFARSAPVGAKLHIADTRTLLGDLYYVKRADGQIEEITQAQFFASAPGVVAGIALDDQYTVFRLGNDGATMLKRAVDAPIYAVQIDPSVYQPEMLPLLARLHNLEQLNLAGCPVTDEELARLPILPKLQGIGLANTTVTDVGLQTLLRQPKLDYVEGEGSAITSEGMAEFLERRSNEIGND comes from the coding sequence GTGACGACGAGTTCACTCAATACCGCGACCGAGGAGGGGACGGCCCCTCCCCTGAAGGACATCCGGCGCTGGTTTGGCTTGTCCAAACTGCGGTATGGGATGTTGGCGGCGTGCATCTTGGCGCAGACGGCGACCATACTGATAACTTGGCCGCTGTGGCAAGTTCGTGAGGCGCCGGTTCACTTACCGGCGATCGATCTCCCGCAGATTCCGTTTGGCGTCGCGATCTTGGCGACGCTGCTGTTAACGCTGGTGCGGCCGAGGATTGGTTGGTGCGTGCATGTCGCTGCGCTGCTTTTGTCGTTTGTATTTGACCAGTTTCGTACGCAGCCCCAAGTGATCGCCAATGCGATTTTGATGGCGGCGGCGCTCGATGACCATGGGCTGCGCGTCGTCCGCTGGTTTCTCGCTTCGCTCTGGTGTTGGGCAGGCCTGCACAAACTGCTTTCGCCGGACTGGTTCACTTTCAATGCTTGGAGCATCACCACGTCGCTGGGGCTCGATCCAAGCCAGTTTGGCGAATTGGTCGGTTGGGGCGTCGGGCTGGGAGAGCTGACGGTTGGCCTGTTGGCGATCTTCTGGCCCCGCGGCGCGTCGATTCCGGCCGTGCTGATGCATGTCGGTATTGCGTTGTTCCTGACGCCGCTGGCGCACAACTGGAACTATAGCGTGATTCCGTGGAACCTCTGCGTGGCGGTGGTTGGCGGTTGGGTAATGTGGACAGTATCACCGCGGCTGCCGCAATTTCGCGCCGAGTGGATTGCCGCCGTGTTGCTGCTGCTTTACCCGGCCGGCTTTTACGTCGGTTGGGTCGATCATGGAATCGCCAGCGTGCTTTACTCGGGTGGCATCCCTGATGGATTGATCACGACCGAGTCTGGCTCAGAATACATCGATGGCTGGGGAGATCTCCGCGTGCCGTTTCCGAATGAACGGCGTCTGCTGCGGCAGTACTTCGCCCGCTCGGCGCCAGTTGGGGCGAAGCTCCACATCGCCGATACCCGGACGCTATTAGGCGATCTCTACTACGTCAAACGAGCCGACGGTCAGATCGAAGAGATCACACAGGCTCAGTTCTTCGCATCCGCTCCAGGCGTCGTCGCGGGTATCGCCCTGGACGATCAATACACTGTTTTTCGCCTGGGCAACGACGGTGCGACGATGTTAAAGCGAGCCGTCGACGCCCCGATTTATGCGGTGCAAATTGATCCAAGCGTCTATCAGCCAGAGATGCTGCCGCTGCTCGCGCGGCTGCACAATCTTGAGCAGTTGAATCTGGCAGGCTGTCCGGTTACCGATGAAGAATTGGCCCGGCTGCCGATCTTGCCCAAACTGCAAGGGATTGGCTTGGCCAATACCACGGTAACCGACGTCGGACTGCAGACACTGTTGCGGCAGCCGAAACTGGACTACGTGGAAGGAGAGGGCTCTGCGATTACGTCGGAAGGGATGGCGGAGTTCTTAGAGCGGCGTTCAAATGAGATAGGGAATGACTAA